The sequence below is a genomic window from Methanoculleus sp. 7T.
TCGTCCTTCGGGTCGACAAGCACGCCGTGGAGGGGTGCGGGCGTGATGGTGAGGGAGTCGTCAGTGACCGCGACACCCACGCCCATCCTCCTGAGGGTCTCCGCCGTCACCCCGACGCGGTCGCTCTCCTTGTACTGCAGGTGCGCAATCCCGGTGATCGTCGTCGGTGACTGTGCCGTCGCCGCAACCGCTGCGAGGGTCTGGACGGTGTCGGGGGACGAGGACATATCGATATCGACGCCCTGGAGGTCACCCGTACGCTCCACCGTCACAGCACCGTCGTCGGCGGTCACCCGGCAGCCCATCGCCTCGAGGGCGTCGAGGAACCGGCGGTCTCCCTGGACCGACGCCGGGTTTAGGCCGGTGACCGCGACCCTCCCGCCGCAGACGGCTGCGACCGCGAAGAGGTAGGATGCCGACGAGTAATCGCCCTCGACCCGGTAGTCCCTTCCCCGGTAGGGCACGCCGCTCTGCACCCGGAACCAGTCGTAGCCCCGCCGTTCGAGCCGGGCGCCGAACCGGAGCATCACGTCCGCGGTCACGTCGAGGTAGGACCGGGATGCGAGGGGAACCGGGAGCGTGAGCTCCACGTCCTCGTCTGCATACGGCGCAGCCATCAGGATAGATGATACGAACTGGCTGCTCATGCTCCCGTCGATCTGCGTCCTCCCGCCTCGGAGCCTCCCCGAGACCCGGATGGGCGGAAAGCCCGGCCGCCCGGCGAACGCGACGTCGCCGCCGAGGGCCTGCAGAGCATCGGCGAGCGGCCCTACCGGCCGCTCGAGCATCCGCCGGCTGCCGGTGAGCACCACTGGGTGCCGGGAGAGGAGCGCCGCCGAGGTGAGGAGCCGGAGGGTCGTCCCCGAGTTCCCGCAGTCGATGGTAACCTCTCCCGGCGCCGGGAAGGTGCCGCCGCACCCGGTGACCGTGATCTCCCCGGGCAGCCACTCGATCGACACCCCCAGTTGCTCCAGCCCGCGCGCGGTCAGTTCGGTATCGTCGGCGCGGAGCGGCCCGACTATCCGCGACCTCCCGGCGGCGAGCGCCCCGGCGATCAGGGCCCGGTGGGTGTAACTCTTGGAGGGAGGAGCCTCAAACGTCGCATCGACCGGTCCGGTCCGGGAAATCCTCACGATCATCTCTGCGGCACCTCCAGGCGGGCGTAGCACCCGAGTTCCCTGACGGCAGTCATCCTTTTGAGTTCTTCTTTCGCTTCCCGCCATCCTTCCGATATCTCGAGGTCGATGAAGAATACATAACTGCCGATCCCGCGCCGGGACGGCCGGGACTCGATCCTGGTCAGGTTGATCCCGCGCCTGGCGAAGACCCCGAGGATCTCGGCAAGGAGCCCGACCCGGTCGCTCTTTGGGTCCACAAGGAGGCTGCACTTCGTGCATTCGGCGCCTTCGCGGGGGGCGGCTGATATCAGCACGAACCGGGTGGTGTTCTCCTTGCTGTTCTGGATGTCTCGGAGGGCGATGGGAAGGCCGTAGATCGCCGCCGCCGTCTCCGAGACGACCGCGCCTGCATGCTCGTCTCTCTGCATGGCGACAGCGCTTGCGGCGTTGCTGCTCGTGTGCACGACCTCCACACCGAGGCTGTCGAGGAGGACGGAGCACTGCTCATGCGTCTGCGGGTGGGCGTAGACGGCCTCAAGTTGTCTTGGATCTCCCCGGGCCGCCAGGTGGTGCCGGACGGGCATGTAGGCCTCTCCGGTGATCGAGACGCCGAACTCCGTAAGTCCCTGGAGCGTCTCACCCACCCCGCCGGCCTCCGAGTTCTCGATAGGCACGAGGCCCCCGGCGGAGCCGCCCGCCACACGTTCGATGATGGCGCGGATGGTCGGCAGAAGTTCGATATCATCGCCAAAGAGCGCGGCGGCGAGCTCGTGGCTGAACGTCCCGGCCGGCCCGAGCGTCAGGACCGTCATCGGTTCACCACGTGGTTGATGAGGTCGTCGGTCTCCTCGGTCGCGGCCGCGAGGTACGATGCGTAGTGGGCGGCATTCTCCGCAAAGAACGCCCGGAACCTATCGTCGTCGCCTGACTCCACGATCTCCCGGAGCTCCCGGACCGCTTCCTCGAATGCCGCAAGCACCTCCGGGACCGCCGGGTTCAGCCGGAGCATATCCCCGTAAAGCCCAGCGTCTTGGGCGAGGAGCCGTCCGACGAGCCCCATCTCGATCCGGTAGACCGGGCTTGTGAACGCAAGGGTCTTATCCACGTCGGTGCCGGTCCGGCGGATGGCCTCCGCCTTCGCAAGCGTCCCGAAGTGGGTGAGCCCCTGGATCACCGCCATCATCCGGTCATGGTCTTGGGGCGTCGAGAGGGTGATCGCCGCTCCTTGGTCGCGGAAGACGGAGAGGACGCCGTCGAGGGTTTCCGGGTCGCACCTTGCCGGAACGGCGACGATCGTCTGGCCCCGGAGCGATACTGCCCCCGGCCCGAACATCGGGTGGAGCCCGATCACCTGCGCACGGGAAGCGAGCATCTCCCTGACCGGCTCGACCTTGAGGGAAGTGAGGTCGCAGAAGACCTGCTCCTCCGAGAGCAGTCCCGCGACCTCCCGGATCACTCCGGTGGTGGCGGATATGGGCACCGAGACCATGACGAGGTCCGCCATCTCAGCGATGTCCCGGTTGGTGAGCGGCGTCTTCCTCCCGGAGACGATCACGTCCCAGCCGGCCTGTTTGAAGACCGCCGCAAAGAACCGCCCCATCTGTCCCGTGCCGCCGATGATACCTGCGAGCATCGCCGTCACTTCTCCAAGATTGTCTCCTTGACGGCGACGCCGAAGTGCCGCCCGCCTTCTGCGACGCTCCCGAGCACCCGGTCGCCCACAGCGAGTCGGGCGACCGATATGGGCGTGCCGTCCTCCCTGACGAGCCGGATGGTCTCGGCGTTCTGAAGGACCAGGCTTACCTTCGCATCGCCGGCCTTCGCCTCGACGAGGAGGAGCGGGCGGCGCTCGATCTTCACCCTGCCGACGACCGCCTCATGGGTCGCGCCGGTATGCTCCGCGACGAGCACTCTGTCGCCCACCGCGAGATCGGCGAGGTATGCGGTCTTCCCGTCGGGGAGGAGGATGTAGGCGTGCACCGCCCCTGCGTTCACCCGGAACGGACGCGGCGCCACGTAGGGGTTCTCCAGCGTCTCGGGGTGCACCATCAGGAACGCCGAGGAGGTGTTGCCGACGAGCATCCCCTCTCCGTCGGCGAGGAGGGAGCAGGTGTCCACGCAGACCCGGTCCCCCATGCCGACCGGGGCGATCCCGGTCACCTCGAACGGGACGAGGGAGACCTCTGCGCCGGAACCGGCGATCACGCCCGCCACCCGCCTGATCTCCGCAGGGTCGTCGGTCGCAAGAAGGACGCCCGCCGCCCCGCGTTCGAGGACGGTTAAGGCGACCGACGCCTCATCGGCGGTCGTGACCGCGGCGATGATCCGGTTCGACTGCGCGACGAGGTTTTCGAGCGGGATGACCGTCCAGTCCCGCGTCCTGACGATGGCCCAGCCCTGTCGGGAGAGCCGGAGCGCCTCCTCCTCGGTCGCTTTGTCGGATATCTCAACCTCGAAGACGTCTTTTTCGGGGACGAGGTCGCCATTGTCTGCGACGGTCGTCACCCGCCCGAGCTCCCGCACGCGCTCAGCATCGTCCACCACAAGGGCGTCCGCCCCGCTCTCGATGGCGGCGGTTGCAAGGTCCTTCCTCCACGGCCTGACATCGACCCAGAACTGTTTCATCGCTCACGCTCCAGCGCATCGGCCGGGCTTGCCCCTTCGTGCACCACCCGGCAGATCGCATCTATGAACCGGCCGGGGTCTTCACGCTGGAAGGCGTTCCTTCCCATGCAGACGCCCGCCGCGCCCGCCCCGACGGCGTCCCGGATGGTCGTGAGCGTCTCAAGGTCTCCTCCCTTCTCGCCGCCGGCGATCATCACCGGCACTGAGCAGGCCGCGGTGATCCGCCGGAACGAGTCCGGATCACCGGTGTAGGTCGTCTTGATCAGGTCGGCCCCGAGCTCCTCGGCGACACGGACGCAGTGGCCGATAGCTTGCGGCGATGTAGGATCGATCCCCTTGCCGCGGGGGTAGATCATGATCAGGAGCGGCATCCCCCAGCGGTTGCAGTCCCGCACCACCGCGCCCGCCGACTCGATCATCCGCGACTCGTTCGGCGCGCCGAGGTTGATGTGGATCGAGACCGCATCGGCGCCGAGCGCGACCGCCTCCTCCACGGTGCAGACGAGCACCTTGTCGTTCGGGTCAGGGTTCATCGACGTGCTTGCGGAGAGGTGCACGATGAGACCGATATCCTTTCCGTGTTTCCGGTGCCCTCCCTTCACCATCCCCTTGTGGAGCACGATGGCGTTCGCCCCGGCCTCGCTCACCTCGCTGACGATCTGCGTCATGTTGCAGAGCCCCTCGATCTGGCCCATGGTAAACCCATGGTCCATAGGGATAATCACGGCACGACTGGTGTTCCGGTCCATTATCCGTTCTAAACGGATCTCTTTTCCAATCATCTTCCTCACACCCCAAGAATTTCCATTGCTTCTTCGGCCGATCGCCCTTCATGAATGATCTGCGCCGCGGCACGGATCAGACGGTCGGGCGCCGAGTGCTGGAAGGCGTTCCTGCCGATCGATATCCCGGCGGCTCCTCCCTCCATAGCCCCCTCGACCAGGTCGAGGATCGCGCGGTCGTCGGTCTTCGAGCCTCCCGCGACCACGACCGGCACCGGGCACCCCCGGGTCACCTCCCGGAACGAGTCCGGGTCCCCGGTGTAGACGGTCTTAACGATATCGGCGCCGAGTTCGGCCGCCACCCGTGCGGCGAGTTTGACGCTCTCAAGGTCGTGCTCGTCCGCGACCTTCCTGCCCCGCGGGTACATCATCGCAAGGAGCGGCATTCCCCACTCCATGCACGCGACCGCGACCCTGCCGAGGTCTTCAAGCATCCTTGCTTCGGAATCGGCCCCGACGTTGATGTGCACCGAGACGCCGTCGGCGCCCATCTTCAGGGCGTTCGTGACGGTGTTGACGAGCACCTTGTCGTTCGGGTCGGGGCCGATGCTGGTGCTCGCCGAGAGGTGCATGATAAGGCCGACGTCCCGCCCGTGCCCCCGGTGCCCGTACAGCGCAAGCCCCACATGGCCGATCACCGCGTTCGCTCCGCCCTCCGCGACGAGGTCGATGGTCTTTCCGACGTCGACCAGCCCCGGGATGGGGCCGAGCGTCACGCCGTGGTCGAGCGGCACGATGATGGTCCTGCCGGTATTCCGATCCATAATACGTTCCAGACGAATCTCTTTTCCTCTCATAACCACAATCTCCCCCGGATTTTGAGTAACTACCGTTTCCGGGACGATTTAATACTGGGTAAAATAGCGATAGAACACTGCCGTCCCGTAGTCACGGATACCGGCGGTCAAAAACTGGCGTGTTGCTCCTGCGCGGGTGGCGGTTACTCCGTTAACCGAGGTAAAAGCGGTCACCGGCGAAAAAACATTCACCCTGCATTGCGTATATCGTTACGCGTTCCCGTATAAAAACATGCCGGATGGTTGCGCGAGAGGCGGATCGGGGCCGGCCCCGCGAAAACCCGGGGGGCCCGGTATCGGAGAGCGATATTGGGGAAGAATCCCCCAAAGGATAGCCGACGAGTCTCCACCCAGGCTTTGAAAAAGTATTGGGAGAAACCTTACTTTCGGCTCTTCTTGAATGATATGACGTCGCCGACGGTCATGGTCACCCGGCCGGGCCCGCCGGTGGATGTGGTGTCTTCGGCGGAATCGATCAGCCTGATATTGAGTGCTCTCTCGAGTTTCCGCCGGACGTCGTCTTCGGGGATGAGGTCTCCTTTCTCGATCTTCTTGATCAGGACCTCACGCTCCTTGATCGCCTGTGCGAGGTCGAGAGTGGACCATTCTTTCTCTTCACGGGCGATGCGGATCCTGTCGGCGTAGTCTTCGACGATCTCTCCCTCCATCAGGTCGAAGACGTCCCGCGGTTTTCTCCGGGCTTGTGGGACGGCGAATCCCGGTGCCTTCTGCTGAACCCCTCTTCGTCGCGGCTGCTGGACTTCTGTACCGTGTTTTGCACATCGGACGCAGACACAGAGTTCTGCACCCTCGATCTGGATGGTTTTCGGCGGTCCTTGTATGAGAGCGCCGCATAGTTCACACTGCATAAGTCTCGCAAACAACTTTATATTCATTTTAACCTATATAATTAATCGAGGAGACCTATGGGAGATATCGCTCGGCAGGCACCAGAGAAGGATACCGGTGAAGACATCTACCAGTATCTCCTGGAACGGATAACGAACCTCGAAAACCGAAATCTGGAGCTGCGCGAACAGTTTCGCCAGATGGAGTCCGAGAAACGATATATTGAGACCCAGAAGATCCGCTACGAACGCGAGTTGCGAAAACTCAAGAGCGAAATCGAACAGCTACGGAGCCCTCCTCTCGTGATCGGGACGGTTACGGACGTTATCGACAACAGCCGGGTGATTGTGCGGAGCAGCGCAGGGCCGCGGTTTTTGGTCCGTACATCGCAACTTATCGACCCCGATCTCCTCAAACCGGGGGTCCGGTGCACGCTCAATCAGCAGTCCTTGGCGATCGTGGATGTGCTCCCCACAAGCTACGACGCGCAGATCTACGGTATGGAATTGGTGGAGTCTCCGGAGGAGACCTACGAGAACATCGGCGGCCTTGAGCCGCAGATCGAGGAGGTCAGGGAAGCGGTCGAGCTCCCCCTGACAAAGCCGCACCTCTTCGAGAAGGTCGGCATCTCGCCCCCGAAGGGGGTGCTCCTCTACGGCCCGCCCGGGACGGGAAAGACGCTCCTTGCACGGGCGGTCGCCCACCAGACGAACGCGCACTTCCTCCGTGTGGTCGGCTCGGAGCTGGTGCAGAAGTACATCGGCGAGGGTGCCCGCTTGGTCCGGGAGCTCTTCGACCTTGCGAAGCAGAAGTCGCCGTCGATCATCTTCATCGACGAGATCGATGCGATCGGCGCGCACCGGAACGACTCGACGACGTCGGGCGACCGGGAAGTCCAGCGGACGCTGATGCAACTCCTTGCCGAGATGGACGGGTTCGACAACCGCGGCGACGTCAAGATCATCGCGGCGACTAACCGGATCGATATCCTCGACCGTGCCCTCCTCCGGCCGGGCCGGTTCGACCGGATGATCGAGATACCGCTCCCCGACCACCAGGGGCGGCACGCCATCCTTCTGATCCACACCCAGAGCATGAGCCTCGGTGAGGATGTCAACCTGGCGGAGGTGGCCCGGCTCACGGAGGGCAAGAACGGCGCGGACCTCCGAGCGATCTGCATGGAGGCGGGCATGTTCGCCATCAGGATGGAGCACGATACGGTCGGCCACGAGGACTTTATGAAGGCGATCGATAAACTCTCGGTGGACTTCGACCGGCATCACTTCCACACCACCTTCGGCGAGATGTTCGCCTGAAATCCACCCTATTTTTCAGGAATAACACTATTTTTGGCTTATGCGGCGGTCTAGAACTTGGAAGGCCGCCGCGACCGGAACGGGTTTCAGGCCCCGGAGAGGGGGGACGGGTGTGTCACCCGCCGTAAAAGATGCTTGCGATCTTGTAGAGGTCCATATCCACGGTCTTGAGGTTCGCTACAGCCTCCTCGAGCGGGACCGCGACGATATCGTTCCCCCGGAGCGCGACCATCTTCCCGAAGTCCTTCTCTTTGATGAGGTCCACCGCCGCCACCCCGAACCTGGTCGCGAGCACCCGGTCGTGCGCCGTCGGGGACCCGCCCCGTTGGACGTGGCCGAGCACCGTCACCCGCGCCTCCATCCCGAGCCGGGCTTCGAGTTCATCGCGCAGGAACGTGCCGACACCGCCGAGCGTCACGTGCCCGAACTCGTCAGTCCGGGCCGACTGCGTGATCGCTCCCTCCATCCCCTTCGGCTGAGCGCCTTCGGCGACCACGACGATGCTGAACTTCTTCCCTTTCTCGTAGCGTGCTTGAAGGTGCCGGGTGACCTCGTCGAGATCGAACGGGACCTCCGGGATGAGGATCTCGTCGGCCCCGCCTGCGATCCCGGCCACGGTTGCGATCCAGCCCGCATGTCGCCCCATCACCTCCACCACCATGACCCGGTGGTGCGACTCCGCAGTCGTGTGGAGGCGGTCGATCGCCTCGGTGACGATCGAGACGGCGGTGTCGAACCCGAAGGTGTAGTCGGTCGCGGCGACGTCGTTGTCGATGGTCTTCGGGACCCCCACCACCGGGATGTCCATCTTTGAGAGTCTGTTCGCGACACCGAGAGTATCCTCGCCGCCGATGGCAACCAGCGCGTCGATCCCGAACCTCCTGATGTTGTCGCGCAACCGCTGGACGTCGGCCTCGTTCTTGAAGGGGTTCGTCCGCGACGTTCCGAGGATCGTCCCGCCCTTCGGGAGGATCCCGGTCACCGAGTAGTCGGTGAGCGGTTCGACGTCGCCGGCGATCAACCCGTGCCAGCCGTCCCGGATCCCGATCGTGTCGAACCCGTACTTCGCCCCGGTCCGCACAACCGCCCGGATCACCGCGTTCAGTCCCGGGCAATCCCCTCCTCCCGTCAGTACACCGACCGTCGTCATCGTATCATTTACCTCCGCTGTAGATCTTCATCGCCTCGTCCACACCCACGTCGTCGAGGGTGATCGCCGATATCGCGTTGCAGAACCGGACTGCCTCGTCGAGCGACCGCTGGTGGATGTTCCTCCCGGTCGCGTTCCCGACCGTGCCGCCGATGTGGATCTGGTCGTGGAGTTGTTGCAGGAACTCCGGCACATCGGCATGTGATCCGCCCGCACAGACAACCCCGGTCCTGCCGGCGGCCGCAACCGCCTCCCGGAGGAGCGCCGCGTCGACCGACCCCCCAATCTTTGGCGGGTTCACCTTCGCAAAATCGCTCCCGAGGGCCGCCGCGACGCCCGCCGCGCCCGCGATCAGGTGCGGGTCGCGCTCATCCTTGACCGCCTTGCCCCGGGGGTACACCCAGAGCACGGTGACGAGACCGTTTTGGTGCGCATGGTTGACGATCTGCGCCGCCTGATAGAGCATCATCGGCTCGTACTCGCTCCCGAGGTAGACCGTGTAGCCGACGCCGAGGATCGAGAGCCCTGCTTGGTCCCGAAGGTCGACGGCCTGCCGAACGTAGTAGAGTTCCGAACTGAGGGGGTCGCGCTGGGAGGTCCCGACCAGGTTGGTCTTGGAGTTGAGCTTGACGAGGTACGGCACGTCCGGGTAGTCCCTGCCGTACCGGGCGATCAGCCCGAGTTGCGTTGCAAAGACCCCGATCCTTCCTCTGCTTGCGATCCGGAAGAGATGTTCGGGGTCTGCGTCGTCGGGATGGATGCCCTCCCCGGCGAAGTCTTCGTTGAGGTGCTCGATCTTCTGATCCCCGGCAAAGAGCATCAGCCTCCCGGTGCCGTGGGTGATCGCCCGGTAGTTCTCGCGGTACCTCTCCTGCTCCTCGGAGGGCACATCGAGAGGAATCTTGATATCGGGTGCAGGTAGTGGCATACCCCTTCCTCCCAATCCCCACATACTTAAGTGTTGCTGGGATGCCGGGAGGTGGGGCCAGCCAGGGATCACCGGCCGGCTCTTCTTAAGGATGACGTATTTGCCGCCGGCAAGCGCCCGAGATTGAAGGGGATTTGGGAACGTTTATTTTACTTTCCGTCAGAATTATTCGTAGAGTAACCGGCCCCTCTTCCGGCTGAAGAGAGGGCCGCACAATAATTCAGGGAAAGCCAAATGGGTGTTCTGTCAATCCTTATCGACTGGTCTCCATACATCGCCTCAGGCATCGCTGCCACGCTCGGCCTTGTTCTGAGTGCCCTCGGCATCGGCGCCCTCCTCGGGCTCCCGATGGCGCTCGGCCAGGTCTACGGCTCCCGCCCAGTGCGCTGGGCCATCGGGGTCTATGTCTGGTTCTTCAGGGGCCTCCCCATCCTCGTCCTGCTCTTCCTCTTCTGGTTCGGCATTTTTCCGGGGCTCGGGCTCGGCGACCTCCCGGCATTCGTCGTCGGAGCGGTCGTGCTGGGCCTCCGGGGGGCGGCATACCAGTCCCTGATCTTCAGCGGGGCTATCCGATCGGTCGGGGAAGGACAGATGATTGCAGCGCGCTCCCTTGGTATGAGCAGGTTCACCGCCATCCGTTCCGTCGTCCTCCCCCAGGCGATGCGTATCGCGCTCCCCGGATGGTCGAACGAGTACCCCATCATCCTGACCGACTCGGCGGTCTGTTACGCCATCGGGGTTGTTGAACTGCTCACCGTTACGTCGAGGGTCGTCACGCAGACCAACGTCATGATGCCGATCTACCTCGCCACGGCGGGGATCTTCATCGTCATGAACTATGGGGGACTCAGGATCCTGCACGGACTTGAGAAGAGAATAGCAATTCCGGGATTTGGAGCCGGAGCGGTGTAGAGCATGGATAGTAACGACATTGTGCTGAGGGTCGAGGACATACACAAGTCCTTCGGGAGTAAGGAGGTGCTGCAGGGGATCTCGTTCGACGTCCGAAGAGGCGAGACGAAAGTCTTCATCGGTCCGTCGGGGACCGGAAAGAGCACGCTCCTGCGGTGCATCAACCAACTGACGATACCCGACCGGGGCCGGGTCTGGCTTGACGGGGAGGAGGTCACGAACTCGGGGGCCAGGATCAACTACTTCCGGCAGAAGATCGGGATGGTCTTCCAGAACTACTACCTCTTCGACCATCTCACCGCACTCAAAAACGTCGAACTGGCGCTGCTCAAGGTCAGAGGCATGGGGCGGGCGGAGGCGCGCGAAAAAGCGCTCACCGAACTCCGGCAGGTGGGGATGGAGGACTGGGCCGACCATTACCCGGCCGAGCTCTCCGGGGGTCAGGCCCAGCGGGTCTCCATCGCCCGGGCGCTTGCCATGGACCCGGACGTCATCCTCTTCGACGAACCGACGTCCGCGCTCGACCCGGAGTTGACCCGGGAGGTGCTTGAGGTCATGAAGAGGCTGGCCCAGCAGGGGATGACGATGCTCATCGTCACCCACGAGATGGGGTTTGCCTGCTCCGTGGCAAACGAGATCCTCTTCATGGAGAACGGCGTGGTGGCCGAGCAGGGGACGCCGGACCTGCTCCTGCATGACCCGCGGTTCACTCGGATGAAGAACTTCATCGGCCGGCTCGATAGTCGGGGAGACTGAAGAGCGGCATGGATCAGGCAACCTTCCTCTTCGATATCCTCCTCCCGGCGCTGATGCAGGGGTTGGTCGTAACCCTCCAGCTGATCGCATGCTCCGCCCCCTTCGGCCTCGCGCTCGGGATCGGCGTCGCGGCGGGAAGGCAGTACGGCGGCCGGGTTCTCTCATGGGTCTGCAAGGCGTTTGTCTACCTCATCAAGGGCACGCCGCTCCTCCTCCTGCTCTTCATCCTCTACTTCGGCCTCCCGTCGATAGGGATCACCTTCTCCGCGTTCTCCGCGTCGGTGATCGGGTTCATCCTCTGCAACGGGGCCTACAACTCCGAGTACATCAGGGGCGCCCTCCTCTCGATCAAGGACGGCCAGATGGTCGCCGCCCAGGCGCTCGGGATGACCCGGGCGCAGGCGATCAGAAACGTCGTCCTGCCGCAGGCCCTCCGCCGGGCGATACCCGGCCTCTCCAATGAGTTCACGTATCTGATCAAGTACTCGTCGCTTGCCTACATGCTCACGGTCATCGAACT
It includes:
- a CDS encoding amino acid ABC transporter ATP-binding protein — protein: MDSNDIVLRVEDIHKSFGSKEVLQGISFDVRRGETKVFIGPSGTGKSTLLRCINQLTIPDRGRVWLDGEEVTNSGARINYFRQKIGMVFQNYYLFDHLTALKNVELALLKVRGMGRAEAREKALTELRQVGMEDWADHYPAELSGGQAQRVSIARALAMDPDVILFDEPTSALDPELTREVLEVMKRLAQQGMTMLIVTHEMGFACSVANEILFMENGVVAEQGTPDLLLHDPRFTRMKNFIGRLDSRGD
- a CDS encoding amino acid ABC transporter permease, with translation MDQATFLFDILLPALMQGLVVTLQLIACSAPFGLALGIGVAAGRQYGGRVLSWVCKAFVYLIKGTPLLLLLFILYFGLPSIGITFSAFSASVIGFILCNGAYNSEYIRGALLSIKDGQMVAAQALGMTRAQAIRNVVLPQALRRAIPGLSNEFTYLIKYSSLAYMLTVIELSGAGTLVATKYFTYTETFVVVGIVYLALVTITTVAVNILEKRVAVPGMSRPTAAQL